A region of the Aerosakkonema funiforme FACHB-1375 genome:
GCAACTAAATTCCCCAGAGAAGACATTTTTTCACTCTGGATGAGTTGGGCTTGGGTACGTTTTAGTTCGCTCAAAGTAAGTTCTAAATTTTGAGCTTGTTGTTGTAATTCAAATTCGGCTTGTTTCCGGGCGGTGATATCGCGGATGGTAATAGCAAAACCATCATCCAGCTTTACCGCTATAAAATGAAACCAGGAAGACTGTCCTGATTCATAATAAAAATCTCCTTCGGAAGGTTCACCTGTTTCGACAATATTAACGAAGTGAGAAAATAGTTCTGGCTGAACCTGGCTGAGGATTTGTTTTAGTGTCAACTTACCGATCGCATCTTCACAGTTACAGTTAAAAGCTCTCGCAATCACGGGGTTTACGACTAAGCAGCGAAAATCCTCAATGTTCCCCGTCTCTGGGTCGCGAACAGCTTGCATTGCCGCAATCCCATCCAGCGAACTATTCAAAATGCCAGCAAGTAAAGCCCTCGATCGATCGAGTACCTTTTCTGTTTCTCTGCGGATAGTAATTTCTTTTTCTAGAATTCGTTGCTGACGTTTAATGATTAATTGATTTTCCAGCCTTGCTACTACTTCTTCAATTTGAAAGGGTTTAGTTATATAATCTACACCTCCTGAATCAAAGGCAGTTACTTTATCGAAAACATCATATAAAGCACTAATAAAAATAACTGGTATATGGCGTAACTTATCATCGGCTTTGAGAGCTTTACAAACTTCATAACCATCCATTTCTGGCATTTTGATATCTAAAAGTATCGCATCCGGTATCTTCACTCTTACAGTTTTTAGTGCCATCCTTCCACTGGTGACGCTGCGAACAGTGTAGCCAAGTTTGAGTAGTGCCTCGCTTAGTAATTGCAAGTTTTCCAGAATGTCGTCTACAATTAGAATATTACCTTTATTTTCACTTTCTAAATTAAGATTCATTGCTTATTAGGGGTTCAATTAAATCAATCAATTGCTCGAATTGAAATTTACGCACGAGTTGGGTGAGAAATTGGCTCAAACGAGTTTCTGTCGGGGTGATTTCTGCTATTAATTGTAAAGAAAGGTTTGTATTAGCTTCAAGAGCAGCATCATATAATTTATTAATCCATTCTTTAGGCATACAGGTTAGATGTTGGGATGTTAAGGTATTTTCCGATAAATCTTCTAATTTAAGCGGTTGTGTTTCTGCATAGATATATTGCACTCCTAAATGCTTGGATAACGTGTCGAAAATGGTGTGTTCAACGAAAGGTTTGCGGAGGAAGTCATCACACCCCGCCGAAAGTACGATCGCTTTTTCTTCTTCTAACACGCTGGCTGTGAGGGCAATTATCGCTGTAGCATTACCTTTGATGGTAGATTTAATATATTTTGTCGCTTCATAACCGTCCATTACGGGCATTCTCATATCCATCCAGATGAGGTGAGGCTCCCATTCATTCCAAATAGCGATCGCTTCTTTCCCGTTACTTGCTTCTTTCACCTCAAATCCCAAAGGATCGAGCAACTTAATTAGTAATTGTCTATTAATCGGTTTATCATCTACTGCGAGGATTTTGTAGGTAGGTTGACCGGGTGCAAGTCCTAGCACTCTCGGACGTTCTTCTATACTCTTGCTGACTGTTGCTTGCCCCAATTTTACCTGAATATAGAATTGGAAAGTTGTACCTTTTCCTAATTCACTTTCTACCGAAATATCCCCTCCCATCAGTTGCACAAATTTGCGACTGATAGCTAAACCTAATCCCGTTCCTTCCTGCATTTCTTTGCCAGCTTGCGCTTGGGTAAAGGCATCAAAGAGTTTTGGTATTTCGGCAGGTGCAATACCTATGCCAGTGTCGCGCACCCGAAAATGGAGATTGAAAACATCGGTTGTTTCTCGGTCTCCTTGAAAAATATAGAGAGTAATTTGACCTGCCGAGGTAAATTTGATCGCATTGCTGATTAAATTAATTAAAACCTGACGCAGTTTTACTTCATCGGTACAGATATAGCGAGGGACATTTTCTGTCCTATGAAAGACTAAATTTAAGCCAGCATTAGTTGCCCGCAGATGCAGCATATCTTCTAAATCATCGAGTAGGCTATGTAAGTCAAAATCTTTAGGATTGAGAGTGATTTTGCCTGCTTCGATTTTGGATAAATCGAGAATATTATTAATAATTGTCAGCAAGTAATCGCCACTACGATAAATTATGCCGGCATTTTCATAATGTTCGGCTGGGAGATTTTTTGCTCGCAACATTAACTGGGAAAAACCTAGAACAGCATTCAGAGGCGATCGCAATTCATGGCTCATGTTGGCAATAAAGGTACTTTTGGCTTGGTTGGCTATTTCTGCTTTTTCTTTGGCAATCTCTAATTCTGCCGTGCGTTTATGTACCCGATTTTCTAAGGTTTCAAAAGAGGTTTGTAACTGACTTGCCATGTCATTAAAGGAATCTGCTAGGGTTTCTAGTTCGGAAACTCCCTCGATCTCTACTACCTGACTCAGTTCACCACTAGCGATCGCTCTACTGGCTTGACTCAATCGCTGAATTGGTGTAACAATCAAATTTGAGGTAATAATTCCTAATCCTGTGGCGATCGCTAAAGTTAAGAAACAAAGTAAAATCGTCGTATTCCTATTAGCCTGAATTTCTGCCATAAATTCAGATTCTGGGATGACCATCACCACCAACCAATCCAAACCGTATTTATCGCGGTAGGGGATAACCCTGACAAAAGGGTTTCCATCGAGAGGTGGGCGGAGTAATTGCGGTTTTGCGATCGCCTGCAAACTACCAAAACGCCGGATTAAATCCTGTGTCACGTCACGGATCGCAGGTTCGCGGCTATTCACAGCTTTCAGTCTTGTAGCTTTGCGATTGATAATAGGGGCTGGAGATTCATTTGCAGAACTAGCAACGATCAGCCCCGAACGTTCAATGATGAAGATATGACCCGATCTTCGACTATCCAATGTTTTCAGAAATCGGCTGATTTGATTGAGTTCAACATCAATACCAAGTACACCTAGCAACTTTTTCTGCGCGTCATACACAGGAGTGCTGGCGGAAGTGCTGATGTAATTCTGTAAATCTCCCCAACTGTAAATAGAACTCCAAAT
Encoded here:
- a CDS encoding response regulator translates to MNLNLESENKGNILIVDDILENLQLLSEALLKLGYTVRSVTSGRMALKTVRVKIPDAILLDIKMPEMDGYEVCKALKADDKLRHIPVIFISALYDVFDKVTAFDSGGVDYITKPFQIEEVVARLENQLIIKRQQRILEKEITIRRETEKVLDRSRALLAGILNSSLDGIAAMQAVRDPETGNIEDFRCLVVNPVIARAFNCNCEDAIGKLTLKQILSQVQPELFSHFVNIVETGEPSEGDFYYESGQSSWFHFIAVKLDDGFAITIRDITARKQAEFELQQQAQNLELTLSELKRTQAQLIQSEKMSSLGNLVAGVAHEINNPVNFIHGNLSPATEYFQDLLHLVKLYQQHFPDPPTEIKAQIEAINLDFLQEDVLKLLNSMRIGTDRIQEIVMSLRNFSRHDEAEFKRVDIHQGIDNTLMLLQNRLKATLEHPEIVTLKDYGQLPLIECYSGQLNQVFMNLLNNAIDSVSTQFIGNTPQIKIHTQVLNSERILIKISDNGWGIPEDLQSKLFDPFFTTKQVGQGTGLGLFICHQIVVDKHGGNLYCHSKLGKGAEFTVEIPINKT
- a CDS encoding hybrid sensor histidine kinase/response regulator, with the translated sequence MISDRSHQSKKSRKISLRLFLIVPFVLQIVGAVGLVGYLSYRSGQQAVEKLADELMTQTSNRIEQHLNSYMGKAQEINGTNVNAFKSGILNLNDSKRLGKYFYLQMRALNFAYVNYGSIKGEFIGAGYGQNNQLEIGEIPISDLNKISFYSVDDRGNRLKVKYTIKNPQTNNAAWYLDAIKAGKPIWSSIYSWGDLQNYISTSASTPVYDAQKKLLGVLGIDVELNQISRFLKTLDSRRSGHIFIIERSGLIVASSANESPAPIINRKATRLKAVNSREPAIRDVTQDLIRRFGSLQAIAKPQLLRPPLDGNPFVRVIPYRDKYGLDWLVVMVIPESEFMAEIQANRNTTILLCFLTLAIATGLGIITSNLIVTPIQRLSQASRAIASGELSQVVEIEGVSELETLADSFNDMASQLQTSFETLENRVHKRTAELEIAKEKAEIANQAKSTFIANMSHELRSPLNAVLGFSQLMLRAKNLPAEHYENAGIIYRSGDYLLTIINNILDLSKIEAGKITLNPKDFDLHSLLDDLEDMLHLRATNAGLNLVFHRTENVPRYICTDEVKLRQVLINLISNAIKFTSAGQITLYIFQGDRETTDVFNLHFRVRDTGIGIAPAEIPKLFDAFTQAQAGKEMQEGTGLGLAISRKFVQLMGGDISVESELGKGTTFQFYIQVKLGQATVSKSIEERPRVLGLAPGQPTYKILAVDDKPINRQLLIKLLDPLGFEVKEASNGKEAIAIWNEWEPHLIWMDMRMPVMDGYEATKYIKSTIKGNATAIIALTASVLEEEKAIVLSAGCDDFLRKPFVEHTIFDTLSKHLGVQYIYAETQPLKLEDLSENTLTSQHLTCMPKEWINKLYDAALEANTNLSLQLIAEITPTETRLSQFLTQLVRKFQFEQLIDLIEPLISNES